A genomic stretch from Zeimonas sediminis includes:
- the metK gene encoding methionine adenosyltransferase, protein MANEFLFTSESVSEGHPDKVADQISDAILDALLAQDPHSRVAAETLCNTGLVVLAGEITSQGNVDYIKVARDTLKRIGYDNTEYGIDYKGCAVLVAYDKQSPDIAQGVDKAGDDNLDQGAGDQGLMFGYACDETPELMPAAIYYSHRLVERQSQLRNSGKLAWLRPDAKSQVTLRYVDGRPAAVDTVVLSTQHSPDISQAMIREAVIEEIIKPVIPKELLKGEVRYLINPTGRFVIGGPQGDCGLTGRKIIVDTYGGAAPHGGGAFSGKDPSKVDRSAAYAARYVAKNVVAAGLASKCLVQVSYAIGIARPTSVMVTTQGTGKVDDATISRIVQEVFDLRPKGIVKMLDLLRPVYEKTAAYGHFGRDEPEFSWERTDKVAELRAKAGI, encoded by the coding sequence TTGGCAAACGAGTTCCTGTTCACCTCCGAGTCGGTTTCCGAAGGCCATCCGGACAAGGTCGCCGACCAGATTTCCGACGCGATCCTCGACGCGCTGCTCGCGCAGGATCCGCACTCGCGCGTCGCCGCCGAAACCCTGTGCAACACCGGCCTGGTCGTGCTCGCCGGCGAGATCACCAGCCAGGGCAACGTCGACTACATCAAGGTCGCGCGCGACACGCTCAAGCGCATCGGCTACGACAACACCGAGTACGGCATCGACTACAAGGGCTGCGCGGTGCTCGTGGCCTACGACAAGCAGTCTCCCGACATCGCGCAGGGCGTCGACAAGGCCGGCGACGACAACCTCGACCAGGGCGCCGGCGACCAGGGCCTGATGTTCGGCTACGCCTGCGACGAGACCCCCGAGCTGATGCCGGCGGCGATCTACTACTCGCACCGGCTGGTCGAGCGCCAGTCGCAGCTTCGCAACAGCGGCAAGCTAGCCTGGCTGCGCCCGGACGCGAAGTCGCAGGTCACGCTGCGCTACGTCGACGGCCGGCCGGCGGCGGTCGACACGGTCGTGCTGTCGACCCAGCACTCGCCCGACATCAGCCAGGCGATGATCCGCGAGGCGGTGATCGAGGAGATCATCAAGCCGGTCATCCCGAAGGAACTGCTGAAGGGCGAGGTCCGCTACCTGATCAACCCGACCGGCCGCTTCGTCATCGGCGGCCCGCAGGGCGACTGCGGCCTGACCGGCCGCAAGATCATCGTCGACACCTACGGCGGCGCGGCGCCGCACGGCGGCGGCGCGTTCTCCGGCAAGGACCCGTCGAAGGTGGACCGCTCGGCCGCCTACGCCGCCCGCTACGTGGCGAAGAACGTCGTGGCCGCCGGCCTTGCCAGCAAGTGCCTGGTGCAGGTCTCGTACGCGATCGGCATCGCGCGGCCCACGTCGGTGATGGTGACCACGCAGGGCACCGGCAAGGTCGACGACGCGACGATCTCGCGGATCGTCCAGGAGGTCTTCGACCTGCGGCCCAAGGGCATCGTGAAGATGCTCGACCTGCTGCGTCCGGTCTACGAGAAGACCGCCGCCTACGGGCACTTCGGCCGCGACGAGCCCGAGTTCAGCTGGGAGCGCACCGACAAGGTCGCCGAGCTGAGGGCGAAGGCCGGCATCTGA
- a CDS encoding lysophospholipid acyltransferase family protein — MLAAGFGLLGRLPLGALRALGAVAGLLVFAASGAYRRKLVANLRRAGYPGSGPALRAAAGAGRMALELPWIWRRPPAALAGRVACADLAVLDAVEAEGRGVLFLTPHLGAFEVTARWYALRAPITVLFREPHKALMRPLVRQARNTSSIRAVPAAMAGVRSLLRALRAGEAVGILPDQVPGQGEGEWAPFFGEPAWTMTLPLRLAEATGAAVVLAVGERVPGGWRLHLERMAEAPTPEALNARMEGLVRRWPDQYLWGYNRYKAPGQGAGKARQSARR, encoded by the coding sequence CTGCTGGCCGCCGGCTTCGGGCTGCTCGGGCGCCTGCCGCTCGGAGCGCTGCGCGCGCTGGGCGCGGTCGCGGGCCTGCTCGTGTTCGCGGCTTCGGGCGCCTACCGGCGCAAGCTCGTCGCCAACCTGCGGCGGGCCGGTTACCCGGGCTCGGGGCCGGCGCTGCGCGCCGCGGCGGGCGCGGGCCGGATGGCCCTCGAACTGCCGTGGATATGGCGCCGTCCGCCGGCCGCGCTCGCCGGCCGGGTGGCCTGCGCCGATCTCGCGGTCCTGGACGCGGTCGAGGCCGAGGGGCGCGGCGTCCTGTTCCTGACGCCGCACCTGGGCGCCTTCGAGGTGACCGCGCGCTGGTACGCGCTGCGCGCGCCGATCACCGTGCTGTTCAGGGAACCGCACAAGGCGCTGATGCGCCCGCTGGTGCGGCAGGCGCGCAACACTTCGTCGATCCGCGCGGTGCCCGCGGCGATGGCCGGGGTGCGATCGCTGCTGCGCGCGCTGCGCGCGGGCGAGGCGGTGGGTATCCTTCCGGACCAGGTTCCGGGGCAAGGCGAGGGCGAGTGGGCGCCCTTCTTCGGCGAGCCGGCGTGGACGATGACGCTGCCGCTGCGGCTCGCCGAGGCGACCGGCGCCGCCGTGGTGCTCGCGGTCGGGGAGCGGGTGCCGGGCGGTTGGCGGCTGCACCTGGAGCGGATGGCCGAGGCTCCGACCCCGGAAGCGCTGAACGCGCGGATGGAGGGACTGGTCCGGCGCTGGCCCGACCAGTACCTGTGGGGTTACAACCGCTACAAGGCGCCCGGCCAGGGCGCCGGGAAGGCGCGCCAGTCAGCGCGCCGGTGA
- a CDS encoding lipid A biosynthesis acyltransferase, with product MGERLERFGLAALRAVSRLPYPVLRRIGEAVGTAAWWLAAPRRRVALTNLRLCFPDWTEAKRRQVAREHFRFFVRSFLERFVFWYGSPERIRALCRVEGIENLEAHHGKPMILLAPHFVGLDAGGTRLQADRPVASMYAAQKSRVLTEAMTQGRSRFHPEASTMILRTEGLRAALRPIRDGVPFYFLPDMDLGPRDAVFVPFFGVPAATVTSMARLAKITGAVVVPCVTRMTPDGYVVRVHPAWDGYPSGDAEADARRMNAFIEERVLEMPAQYLWTHKRFKTRPPGEPGFYGRRN from the coding sequence ATGGGGGAAAGACTCGAACGATTCGGTCTCGCGGCGCTGCGCGCGGTTTCGCGCCTGCCGTATCCGGTGCTGCGCCGGATCGGGGAAGCCGTCGGCACGGCGGCGTGGTGGCTGGCGGCGCCGCGCCGGCGCGTCGCGCTGACCAACCTCCGGCTGTGCTTTCCCGACTGGACCGAGGCGAAGCGCAGGCAGGTGGCCCGCGAGCACTTCCGCTTCTTCGTGCGCAGCTTCCTCGAGCGCTTCGTGTTCTGGTACGGATCGCCCGAGCGGATCCGGGCGCTGTGCCGCGTGGAAGGCATCGAGAATCTCGAGGCGCATCACGGCAAGCCGATGATCCTGCTGGCGCCGCACTTCGTGGGGCTGGACGCCGGCGGCACCCGGCTGCAGGCCGACCGGCCGGTCGCGTCGATGTACGCGGCGCAGAAGAGCCGGGTGCTGACCGAGGCGATGACCCAGGGCCGCTCGCGCTTCCACCCGGAGGCCTCGACGATGATCCTGCGCACCGAGGGGCTGCGGGCCGCGCTGCGGCCGATCCGCGACGGCGTGCCCTTCTATTTCCTGCCCGACATGGACCTCGGGCCGCGCGACGCGGTCTTCGTGCCCTTCTTCGGCGTGCCCGCCGCCACGGTCACCTCGATGGCCCGACTGGCGAAGATCACCGGCGCCGTCGTCGTGCCCTGCGTGACCCGGATGACGCCCGACGGTTACGTGGTGCGCGTGCATCCGGCGTGGGACGGCTATCCGTCGGGCGATGCCGAGGCCGACGCGCGCAGGATGAACGCCTTCATCGAGGAGCGGGTGCTCGAGATGCCCGCGCAGTACCTGTGGACGCACAAGCGCTTCAAGACCCGGCCGCCCGGCGAGCCGGGTTTCTACGGCCGCCGGAACTGA
- the dapF gene encoding diaminopimelate epimerase translates to MKLRFTKMHGAGNDFVVVDGVRQRVELRPEQWRALADRHFGVGADQILLVEPAPDLPDVDFRYRIFNADGGEVEQCGNGARCFVRFVVDHGLTDKRAIRVATMSGVIEPRLEDDGRVTVDMGPPAFEPDRIPFDASGLAPRAEGRDTVWPLDVDGATRWISVVSMGNPHAVQFVDDVDAAPVALEGQRIENSPRFPARVNAGFAQPVPGGLKLRVWERGAGETLACGTGACAAAVAAIRRGLAASPVAVHTRGGLLTIAWEGGNVLMTGPAATVFEGEIDLAAILPSDTE, encoded by the coding sequence ATGAAGCTGCGGTTCACCAAGATGCATGGCGCGGGCAACGATTTCGTCGTGGTCGACGGCGTTCGCCAGCGCGTCGAGCTGCGCCCGGAACAGTGGCGGGCGCTGGCCGACCGGCATTTCGGCGTCGGCGCCGACCAGATACTTCTAGTCGAGCCCGCGCCCGACCTGCCGGACGTCGACTTCCGCTACCGGATCTTCAACGCCGACGGCGGCGAGGTCGAGCAGTGCGGCAACGGCGCGCGCTGCTTCGTGCGCTTCGTCGTCGACCACGGGCTCACCGACAAGCGGGCGATCCGGGTGGCCACGATGTCGGGCGTGATCGAGCCCAGGCTCGAGGACGACGGCCGGGTCACGGTCGACATGGGGCCCCCGGCCTTCGAGCCCGACCGGATCCCGTTCGACGCGTCGGGGCTCGCGCCGCGCGCCGAGGGCCGCGACACGGTCTGGCCGCTCGACGTGGACGGCGCCACGCGCTGGATCTCGGTGGTCTCGATGGGCAATCCGCACGCGGTGCAGTTCGTCGACGACGTCGACGCCGCGCCGGTCGCGCTCGAGGGGCAGCGCATCGAGAATTCGCCGCGCTTTCCGGCCCGGGTGAACGCCGGCTTCGCGCAGCCGGTGCCGGGCGGCCTGAAGCTGCGGGTCTGGGAGCGGGGCGCCGGTGAGACCCTCGCCTGCGGCACCGGCGCCTGCGCGGCCGCGGTGGCCGCGATCCGGCGCGGCCTGGCCGCTTCGCCGGTCGCGGTGCACACGCGCGGCGGCCTGCTGACCATCGCCTGGGAGGGCGGCAACGTGCTGATGACCGGGCCGGCCGCCACCGTTTTCGAGGGCGAGATCGATCTCGCCGCCATCCTTCCATCGGACACCGAATGA
- a CDS encoding DUF484 family protein has product MTDTAIGADEVARYLHDHPEFFEQHAELLGTITLPHPHGGRAISLQERQLEVLRERHRLLELKLAELIRIGEENDAIGARLQKWTRQLLLAGDPDQLPDLVVDGLGTIFSVPQVALRLWGLRDQWAGLECAQPVPVDVITLTNSMTQPFCGPNSDFQAATWLPDGGRETRSIALLPLRKGVDPKAFGLLVLGSADPDRFRSGMGTAYLERIGEMASAALSRLAD; this is encoded by the coding sequence ATGACCGACACTGCCATCGGCGCCGACGAGGTCGCGCGCTACCTGCACGACCACCCCGAGTTCTTCGAGCAGCACGCCGAGCTGCTCGGCACGATCACGCTGCCGCATCCGCACGGCGGCCGCGCGATCTCGCTGCAGGAGCGCCAGCTCGAGGTGCTGCGCGAGCGGCACCGGCTGCTCGAGCTCAAGCTCGCCGAGCTGATCCGCATCGGCGAGGAGAACGACGCGATCGGCGCCAGGCTGCAGAAGTGGACGCGCCAGCTGCTGCTCGCCGGCGATCCGGACCAGCTGCCCGATCTCGTCGTCGACGGACTCGGCACGATCTTCTCGGTGCCCCAGGTGGCGCTTCGGCTCTGGGGCCTGCGCGACCAATGGGCCGGGCTAGAGTGCGCGCAGCCGGTGCCGGTCGACGTGATCACGCTGACCAACAGCATGACGCAGCCCTTCTGCGGCCCGAACTCCGATTTCCAGGCGGCCACCTGGCTGCCCGATGGCGGGCGCGAGACCCGCTCGATCGCGCTGCTGCCGCTGCGCAAGGGAGTCGACCCGAAGGCCTTCGGCCTGCTGGTGCTCGGCTCGGCCGATCCCGATCGCTTCCGCAGCGGCATGGGCACCGCCTATCTCGAGCGGATCGGCGAGATGGCGAGCGCGGCCCTCTCCCGGCTGGCCGACTGA
- a CDS encoding tyrosine recombinase XerC, protein MSQVERYLQRLATQRGCSPRTIAGYRADLGILARLAGGGEAPDWAALTEHAVRRWVAAESRAGRAPKSIARRLSAWRGFYDWLSDEGLAVANPARGVRAPRASKRLPKALSPDQAASLMAGGDDGGFESLRDAAMLELFYSSGLRLSELTSLDVRYFDASSGDGGAPASASWYSAGESEVTVTGKGGRRRTVPVGGPAREALSRWLSARDGFLAAHPGADSRPLFLAASGRRLANRTVQARLRRLAIERGIPANVHPHVLRHSFASHLLQSSGDLRAVQELLGHASIATTQIYTSLDFQRLAAVYDAAHPRAKRR, encoded by the coding sequence GTGAGCCAGGTCGAGCGCTACCTGCAGCGCCTGGCCACGCAGCGCGGCTGCTCGCCGCGCACGATCGCCGGCTACCGGGCCGACCTGGGCATCCTCGCGCGGCTGGCCGGCGGCGGCGAGGCGCCGGACTGGGCCGCGCTGACCGAGCATGCGGTCAGGCGCTGGGTCGCGGCCGAGTCGCGCGCCGGGCGGGCGCCGAAGTCGATCGCGCGCAGGCTCTCGGCCTGGCGGGGCTTCTACGACTGGCTGTCCGACGAAGGCCTGGCCGTCGCCAATCCCGCCCGCGGGGTGCGCGCGCCGCGCGCGTCGAAGCGCTTGCCCAAGGCCCTGTCGCCGGACCAGGCCGCGAGCCTGATGGCGGGCGGCGACGACGGCGGCTTCGAATCGCTGCGCGACGCGGCGATGCTCGAGCTGTTCTATTCGTCGGGCCTGCGGCTGTCGGAGCTGACCTCGCTCGACGTCCGCTATTTCGACGCAAGCTCCGGCGACGGCGGGGCGCCGGCCTCGGCCAGCTGGTATTCGGCGGGCGAATCCGAGGTGACCGTCACCGGCAAGGGCGGCCGGCGCCGCACGGTGCCGGTCGGCGGGCCGGCGCGCGAGGCGCTGTCGCGCTGGCTCTCGGCGCGGGACGGCTTCCTGGCCGCGCATCCCGGCGCGGATTCCCGGCCGCTGTTCCTGGCCGCCAGCGGGCGGCGGCTCGCGAACCGGACGGTGCAGGCGCGGCTTCGCCGGCTCGCGATCGAGCGGGGCATCCCGGCGAACGTGCATCCGCACGTGCTGAGGCACTCGTTCGCCAGCCACCTGCTGCAGTCCAGCGGCGACCTGCGCGCCGTCCAGGAGCTGCTCGGGCATGCCAGCATCGCGACCACCCAGATCTACACCTCGCTCGATTTCCAGCGGCTGGCCGCTGTGTACGACGCCGCGCACCCGAGGGCCAAGAGACGCTGA
- a CDS encoding Fur family transcriptional regulator — MSQAIEQAPEERARRMIRRVGARLTGPRLRVLSELLRADQALTHLDLQRRVEDGAEAIDRVTLYRVLDWLADSGLAHRVAGPDRVFRFSAQSTETPHGHFRCVRCGRMYCLGGSAELERSVRATLPEGFTEERVEVTVSGQCAECAAAD, encoded by the coding sequence ATGAGCCAGGCGATCGAGCAGGCGCCCGAGGAGCGCGCCCGCCGGATGATCCGGCGAGTCGGCGCGCGGCTGACCGGCCCTCGGCTCAGGGTGCTCAGCGAGCTGCTGCGTGCCGACCAGGCGCTCACGCACCTGGACCTGCAGCGCCGGGTCGAGGACGGCGCCGAGGCGATCGACCGGGTCACGCTGTACCGGGTGCTCGACTGGCTCGCGGACAGCGGGCTCGCCCACCGGGTGGCGGGACCGGACCGGGTCTTCCGGTTCTCGGCCCAGTCGACCGAAACGCCGCACGGGCACTTCCGTTGCGTGCGTTGCGGCCGCATGTATTGCCTGGGCGGCTCGGCCGAGCTCGAGCGCAGCGTGCGCGCCACGCTGCCCGAGGGCTTCACCGAGGAGCGGGTCGAAGTGACGGTATCGGGCCAGTGCGCGGAGTGCGCGGCGGCCGACTGA
- a CDS encoding CobW family GTP-binding protein — protein sequence MAGTQVPVTILTGFLGSGKTTLLNRILKEDHGHRIAVIENEFGEEGVDNDLLLQERDEQIVEMNNGCICCTVRGDLIRILGDLAERREAGEISFDRVIIETTGMADPGPVAQTFFIDDEIADRYLLDAVITVVDAVHGDKQLDEHTEAQEQVGFADRILMSKVDLADQASQERLRERLMRINPRAPIKPVNFGNAPIAEILDIRGFNLNAILEIDPEFLTSDEHEHNDAVKSFVFRSKKPFDPVKLEDFLSGVIQVYGPDLLRYKGVLFMKGSDRQTVFQGVHMMMGADTGRRWQPGEKPSSKMVFIGRNLPREMIVKGLEQCLA from the coding sequence ATGGCGGGTACTCAGGTTCCGGTGACCATCCTCACCGGGTTTCTCGGGAGCGGCAAGACCACGCTGCTCAACCGGATCCTCAAGGAAGACCACGGCCACCGCATCGCGGTGATCGAGAACGAATTCGGCGAGGAAGGGGTCGACAACGACCTGCTGCTGCAGGAACGCGACGAGCAGATCGTCGAGATGAACAACGGCTGCATCTGCTGCACGGTGCGGGGCGACCTGATCCGGATCCTCGGCGACCTGGCCGAGCGGCGCGAGGCGGGCGAGATCTCTTTCGACCGGGTGATCATCGAGACCACCGGCATGGCCGACCCGGGCCCGGTGGCCCAGACCTTCTTCATCGACGACGAGATCGCCGACCGCTACCTGCTCGACGCGGTGATCACCGTGGTCGACGCGGTGCACGGCGACAAGCAACTCGACGAGCACACCGAGGCGCAGGAGCAGGTCGGTTTCGCCGACCGGATCCTGATGTCCAAGGTCGACCTGGCCGATCAGGCGAGCCAGGAACGGTTGCGCGAGCGGCTGATGCGCATCAACCCGCGCGCGCCGATCAAGCCCGTGAATTTCGGCAATGCGCCGATCGCCGAGATCCTGGACATTCGGGGTTTCAACCTGAACGCGATCCTGGAGATCGATCCGGAGTTCCTGACCAGCGACGAGCACGAGCACAACGACGCGGTCAAGTCCTTCGTCTTCCGCTCGAAGAAGCCTTTCGACCCCGTCAAGCTGGAGGACTTCCTGTCCGGCGTGATCCAGGTTTACGGCCCAGACCTCTTGCGGTATAAAGGCGTGCTTTTCATGAAGGGGTCCGACCGCCAGACCGTCTTCCAGGGCGTTCACATGATGATGGGCGCGGACACCGGGCGCCGCTGGCAGCCGGGCGAGAAGCCGTCGAGCAAGATGGTCTTCATCGGCCGGAACCTTCCCCGGGAAATGATCGTGAAGGGTCTGGAGCAGTGCCTGGCCTGA
- the dksA gene encoding RNA polymerase-binding protein DksA, giving the protein MLTEAELLKMPESAYMNEAQLAFFRARLQQMEKEILANAGETTEHLRETVIVPDPADRATIEEEHALELRTRDRERKLLKKIQQALASIESGDYGYCEETGEPIGIPRLLARPTATLSLEAQQRRELRQKLYGD; this is encoded by the coding sequence ATGCTGACCGAGGCAGAGCTGCTGAAGATGCCCGAGTCGGCCTACATGAACGAGGCCCAGCTGGCCTTCTTCCGTGCGCGCCTGCAGCAGATGGAGAAGGAGATCCTCGCCAATGCCGGCGAGACCACCGAGCACCTGCGCGAGACCGTCATCGTTCCCGATCCTGCCGACCGGGCCACGATCGAGGAAGAGCACGCGCTCGAGCTGCGCACCCGCGATCGCGAGCGCAAGCTGCTGAAGAAGATCCAGCAGGCGCTGGCCAGCATCGAGTCAGGCGACTACGGCTACTGTGAAGAAACCGGCGAGCCGATCGGCATTCCGCGCCTGCTCGCCCGGCCGACCGCCACGCTGTCGCTCGAGGCCCAGCAGCGGCGCGAGCTGCGCCAGAAGCTGTACGGCGACTGA